A region from the Oceanidesulfovibrio marinus genome encodes:
- the treZ gene encoding malto-oligosyltrehalose trehalohydrolase, which produces MRRAIDERLRRSAGPYRLPGQKARWMFPLWAPRAETVVLELLDPESCGVVMAAHEGGLWTAEVEGLSAGDRYRYRLRHCGEDEWITRPDPASHSQPEGVHGPSALVNHAAHGWSVPEFTPPPLNELILYELHMGTFSTRGTFDAAIKRLDHLVNLGVTGVEVMPVAPCPGKRNWGYDGVSLFAVHEAYGGPEGFKRFIDACHERGLAVVLDVVYNHLGPEGNYLRDFGPYFTNAYKTPWGEAVNFDAAGSDFVRGYFIANALHWLERYHVDGFRLDAVHAIYDRRPVHILAELADTVDEYEQATGRLCHVIAETHDNNPRLITPTSAGGLGMDSAWSDDFHHAMHALLTGEREGFYADYGSPTDAALALEKGFAYEGQYSQWMGRSHGAPAHGLAGETFTIFLQTHDMVGNRAGSDRLAALVPMEACRAAAVTFLLAPYLPLLFMGEEYAETNPFNYFVHHGDDWLVQAVREGRKREFSKFRWRKEPTDPQAESTFLDSRLDWDKLEQPRHAAMLALYTALLKLRRENPALKGCDRDGFHVLQGSNASLGYTRATPDRSRSVCVIANLGAEDPTLLMPPSAGETGWRLLLDTGEERFGGRGALLPETAGPGGLLSLGPWAAGVYEGE; this is translated from the coding sequence AGAAAGCGCGCTGGATGTTCCCGCTGTGGGCGCCGCGCGCCGAAACCGTGGTGCTGGAGCTGCTCGATCCCGAGTCGTGCGGCGTCGTCATGGCTGCGCATGAAGGCGGTCTCTGGACCGCAGAGGTCGAAGGCCTGAGCGCCGGGGATCGCTACCGCTACAGGCTGCGTCACTGTGGCGAGGACGAGTGGATCACCCGGCCGGACCCGGCGAGCCACAGCCAGCCCGAGGGCGTGCACGGCCCGTCGGCGTTGGTAAACCACGCGGCGCACGGCTGGTCCGTTCCGGAGTTCACCCCGCCGCCCCTGAACGAGCTGATTCTCTACGAGTTGCACATGGGGACATTCAGCACGCGCGGCACCTTTGACGCGGCCATCAAGCGGTTGGACCACCTGGTGAACCTGGGCGTGACCGGGGTGGAGGTCATGCCCGTGGCTCCGTGCCCGGGCAAGCGCAACTGGGGATACGACGGGGTCTCACTCTTTGCCGTGCACGAGGCGTACGGTGGACCGGAAGGGTTCAAGCGATTCATCGACGCCTGCCACGAGCGCGGCCTAGCCGTGGTCCTGGACGTGGTCTACAACCACCTGGGACCGGAGGGAAACTACCTGCGCGACTTCGGCCCCTACTTTACCAATGCCTACAAGACGCCGTGGGGCGAGGCCGTGAACTTCGACGCCGCCGGCTCGGACTTTGTGCGCGGCTACTTCATCGCCAACGCCCTGCACTGGCTGGAGCGCTACCATGTCGACGGCTTCCGGCTGGACGCCGTGCACGCCATCTATGACCGCCGGCCAGTGCACATCCTGGCCGAGCTGGCCGATACTGTGGACGAGTACGAGCAGGCCACGGGCCGGCTCTGCCACGTCATCGCCGAAACCCACGACAACAACCCGCGGCTGATCACGCCCACATCCGCGGGCGGCCTGGGCATGGACTCGGCCTGGTCCGACGACTTCCATCACGCCATGCACGCTCTGCTCACGGGCGAGCGCGAGGGATTCTACGCCGACTACGGCAGCCCCACGGACGCGGCCCTGGCCTTGGAAAAGGGCTTTGCTTATGAGGGCCAATACTCGCAGTGGATGGGCCGCAGCCACGGCGCTCCGGCCCACGGCCTGGCCGGGGAAACATTCACCATCTTCCTGCAGACCCACGACATGGTGGGCAACCGCGCCGGCTCGGACCGGCTGGCCGCGCTCGTTCCCATGGAGGCGTGCCGCGCCGCGGCGGTAACGTTCCTGCTCGCGCCGTACCTGCCGCTGCTGTTCATGGGCGAGGAGTACGCCGAGACCAACCCCTTCAACTACTTCGTGCACCACGGCGACGACTGGCTGGTGCAGGCCGTGCGTGAGGGCCGCAAGCGCGAGTTCAGCAAATTTCGCTGGCGCAAGGAACCCACGGACCCGCAAGCCGAGTCTACTTTTCTGGACTCCAGGCTGGACTGGGACAAGCTGGAGCAGCCGCGCCACGCCGCCATGCTCGCCCTGTACACGGCGCTGCTAAAACTACGGCGCGAGAACCCTGCGCTCAAAGGCTGCGACCGCGACGGTTTCCACGTGCTCCAGGGATCAAACGCGTCCTTGGGCTACACCCGCGCCACGCCGGACCGAAGCCGCAGCGTGTGCGTCATCGCCAACCTCGGCGCGGAGGACCCCACGCTGCTCATGCCGCCCTCGGCCGGGGAAACGGGCTGGCGGCTGCTGCTCGATACCGGGGAGGAACGCTTCGGCGGCCGCGGCGCGCTCCTGCCCGAGACCGCCGGCCCCGGCGGCCTGCTGTCCCTTGGTCCCTGGGCCGCCGGTGTGTATGAGGGGGAATAG
- a CDS encoding IS481 family transposase, protein MTTKRKVARRKMSLLELATELGNVSKACKIMGYSRQQFYEIRRNYQTFGAEGLLDRLPGPRGPHPNRVDEAVEQAILDYCLAHPTHGPLRVAQQLVLQGVQVSSGGVRGVWSRHGLLTRHERLLRLEKSVREQRLELSDEQIRVLERFSPEFRDRHIETRHTGDLVAVDTFFVGTLKGVGRVYLQSVIDCHSRYAWGRLYTTKLPVTAVHVLNEDVLPFFEEHIARISTILSDNGREFCGRPDKHPYELFLQLEGIEHRTTQVRRPQSNGFVERLHRTLLDEHFRIKGREKWYESVEEMQEDLDSYLNHYNRERTHQGRGMDGRVPYQAFLDGIVTDEAEVEKEEAA, encoded by the coding sequence ATGACCACGAAACGCAAAGTAGCACGAAGGAAGATGAGTCTGCTAGAGCTGGCCACTGAATTGGGCAACGTCAGCAAAGCGTGCAAAATCATGGGCTATTCCAGGCAGCAGTTCTACGAGATCCGGCGCAACTACCAGACCTTCGGCGCCGAAGGTCTATTGGACCGCCTGCCCGGGCCGCGAGGCCCGCACCCCAACCGCGTCGACGAGGCTGTCGAGCAGGCCATTCTCGACTACTGCTTGGCTCACCCCACGCACGGACCGCTCCGCGTCGCCCAACAGCTTGTCCTGCAAGGCGTCCAGGTCAGCTCCGGCGGTGTCCGCGGCGTCTGGAGCCGGCACGGCTTGCTCACACGCCACGAGCGGTTGCTGCGGCTGGAGAAGAGCGTGCGAGAGCAGCGTTTGGAGCTCTCGGACGAACAAATCCGCGTCCTGGAGCGCTTCAGTCCCGAGTTTCGCGACCGGCACATCGAGACGCGTCACACCGGCGATCTTGTGGCCGTGGACACCTTCTTCGTGGGCACGCTCAAGGGCGTTGGACGCGTGTATTTGCAGTCGGTTATCGACTGCCACAGCCGCTATGCCTGGGGCCGACTCTACACCACCAAGTTGCCGGTTACCGCGGTTCACGTGCTCAATGAGGACGTGCTGCCGTTCTTCGAGGAGCACATCGCGCGCATTTCGACGATTCTCTCGGACAACGGTCGCGAGTTCTGCGGTCGCCCGGACAAGCATCCGTACGAATTGTTCTTGCAATTAGAAGGGATTGAGCACCGGACAACGCAGGTTCGCCGGCCGCAGAGCAACGGCTTTGTGGAGCGGTTGCATCGGACATTGCTCGACGAGCATTTCCGCATCAAGGGCCGCGAGAAGTGGTACGAATCGGTGGAGGAAATGCAAGAGGATCTGGACAGTTACCTGAACCACTACAACCGGGAACGCACCCATCAGGGCCGCGGCATGGACGGCCGAGTGCCCTACCAGGCGTTCCTGGATGGCATCGTAACCGACGAGGCAGAGGTAGAAAAAGAAGAAGCAGCGTAG
- a CDS encoding choice-of-anchor I family protein yields the protein MLRHSLGQAMAFAFMLLSFAAPAAAADYDAPEPSNALRLELLGRHTAPEIEGAAEIASYDPATKRLFVVNSNQVTVDVLDIADPKNPNKIAALNLKKFGGVANSVAVHGGVVAVAVEAFDKQDPGAVHIFKTDGEFDAPLASVPVGSLPDMVTFTPDGKYIVVACEGEPDDQYATDPEGSVWVIDMQQGPTKATGRMAGFQGFNLSKDELQKAGVRIFGPHSTVAQDLEPEYIAVTPDSARAYVALQENNAVAIVNIAKAEVEEILPLGFKDFSKPGNSLDPSNKDGGIHFGTYDNLYGMYQPDSIALATIGDTLYLVTANEGDSRDYDGWSEEERVAKVQLDPEAFPNAAELQKNEALGRLKITKTLGDTDGDGDFDELYSFGARSFAIWKVKDHKITLVYDSGDQIERITAAMLPDYFNSTDDENNTFDDRSDDKGPEPEALAVGEVGGRSYAFIGLERIGGVMVYDITNPESPVFVTYRNDRDFSGVVPEGTAGDLAPECIDFIPADQSPNGKDIIAVANEVSGTTTLYEIVQ from the coding sequence ATGCTTCGACATTCCCTTGGCCAGGCCATGGCCTTTGCCTTCATGCTGTTGAGCTTCGCCGCACCCGCCGCCGCTGCGGACTATGACGCGCCCGAGCCCTCCAACGCGCTCAGACTGGAGCTTTTGGGCCGGCACACCGCGCCCGAGATCGAAGGTGCTGCCGAGATCGCCAGCTACGATCCCGCAACCAAGCGGCTCTTCGTGGTCAACTCCAACCAGGTGACCGTGGACGTCCTGGACATTGCCGATCCCAAGAATCCGAACAAGATCGCGGCACTCAACCTCAAGAAGTTCGGTGGCGTGGCCAACAGCGTGGCCGTGCACGGCGGCGTCGTGGCCGTGGCTGTGGAGGCCTTTGACAAGCAGGACCCTGGTGCAGTCCATATCTTCAAGACCGACGGGGAGTTCGACGCCCCCCTGGCCAGCGTTCCGGTGGGCTCCCTGCCCGACATGGTGACCTTCACCCCGGACGGCAAGTACATCGTTGTCGCCTGCGAGGGCGAGCCGGACGACCAGTACGCCACCGACCCCGAAGGCTCCGTCTGGGTCATCGACATGCAGCAGGGCCCGACCAAGGCTACGGGACGCATGGCCGGCTTCCAGGGCTTCAACCTCTCAAAGGATGAGCTGCAAAAGGCCGGCGTGCGGATCTTCGGCCCCCACTCCACCGTGGCCCAGGACCTGGAGCCCGAGTACATCGCCGTCACGCCGGACTCGGCCCGCGCCTACGTGGCCCTGCAGGAGAACAACGCCGTGGCTATCGTGAACATCGCCAAGGCCGAGGTCGAGGAGATCCTGCCCCTGGGCTTCAAGGACTTCTCCAAGCCCGGCAACTCCCTGGACCCCTCCAACAAGGACGGCGGCATCCACTTCGGCACGTACGACAATCTCTACGGCATGTACCAGCCGGACTCCATCGCCCTGGCGACTATCGGCGATACGCTCTACCTGGTGACGGCCAACGAGGGGGACTCCCGCGACTATGACGGCTGGAGCGAGGAAGAGCGCGTCGCCAAGGTGCAGCTCGATCCCGAAGCCTTCCCCAACGCGGCTGAGCTTCAGAAGAACGAGGCCCTTGGCCGGCTCAAGATCACCAAGACCCTCGGCGACACGGACGGCGACGGCGACTTTGACGAGCTCTACTCCTTTGGCGCGCGCTCCTTTGCCATCTGGAAGGTCAAGGACCACAAGATCACCCTGGTTTACGACTCCGGCGACCAGATCGAGCGCATCACCGCGGCCATGCTGCCGGACTACTTCAACTCCACGGACGACGAGAACAACACCTTTGACGACCGCTCCGACGACAAGGGTCCGGAGCCCGAGGCCCTGGCCGTGGGCGAGGTAGGCGGCCGGAGCTACGCCTTTATCGGACTGGAGCGCATCGGCGGCGTAATGGTCTACGACATCACCAATCCCGAAAGCCCGGTGTTCGTGACCTACCGCAACGACCGCGACTTCTCCGGCGTTGTCCCGGAAGGCACGGCCGGCGACCTCGCGCCGGAGTGCATCGACTTCATCCCGGCGGACCAGAGCCCCAACGGGAAAGACATCATTGCTGTGGCCAACGAGGTCAGCGGCACCACCACGTTGTACGAGATCGTTCAGTAG
- a CDS encoding cupin domain-containing protein, protein MKKVNLAEAFGRIEETWAPRIAAQINDMHVKLAKLEGEFVRHTHQEEDELFYVLSGTLSMEFDDGSVQVGPGEFIVVPRGVAHKPIAAELVEVLLLEPATTVNTGDAGGERTREAEWL, encoded by the coding sequence ATGAAAAAGGTGAACCTTGCCGAGGCGTTCGGCCGGATAGAAGAGACGTGGGCTCCGCGAATCGCGGCCCAGATCAACGATATGCATGTGAAGCTTGCCAAGCTGGAAGGCGAGTTCGTGCGCCACACCCACCAGGAGGAGGACGAGCTCTTCTACGTCCTCTCCGGCACGTTGAGCATGGAGTTCGACGACGGCTCCGTGCAGGTCGGGCCCGGGGAGTTCATCGTGGTGCCCCGTGGCGTGGCGCACAAGCCGATTGCGGCCGAGCTTGTGGAAGTGCTGCTCCTGGAGCCGGCGACCACGGTGAACACCGGAGATGCTGGCGGTGAACGCACCAGAGAGGCGGAGTGGCTGTAG
- a CDS encoding PAS domain-containing protein, with amino-acid sequence MEWSDSLYRLLGYSPKDVTPTIEFLIELVHPDDVTLVRSRWKSLRAGRSIPPARYRIRVRSGEYRIFINYGEVHKRRGVIIVFNVDVTDNCMLIEAFRHLQKVEEEENAGRTRSLQDVISLLASAMDKKGSLQVEMEDHELLFRNFVENIRDIFHVMEPGKGFTYVSPVFEDIVGAPESTILEDLENYYRLVHQEDRERVRALHQRRLRGEEARGVYRIVRPDGSIRRLRSRGFILPNGDGGDGQLRVIGITEDVTDLHCAESARERAEGLLEKVLTAVGDAVCIVDKERCIVRANEGMEELFTSQRPLVGKRHEELLEQAGVVAGVPRPLEEWGGEVAVLEHRVSGRDTRTLEVHHLALHDDAGAPDGGVIVMRDVTATRRIIKELEQAKTCAERANEEKSRYLAHLSHEIRTPLSSILGVCQLLAMEKCSSDQLEYVEGALASGAILKDLVSGVLDLSRVEAGRMELSEEPFSARDVVERVLMQYRFVADRKGVQLESDFGEALPETLCGDGARIRQVLSNLVGNAMKFTDRGGITVSADTLNGDAPAASALDLDGVDDSAKVLCLVVRDTGQGIPQDKLECIFREFEQAGCKQSCEQGYGLGLAIIKRLLLAMGGDITVQSEPGKGSSFTCLIPVRREE; translated from the coding sequence ATGGAGTGGAGCGATTCACTCTACCGGCTGCTCGGGTACTCGCCCAAGGATGTAACACCCACGATTGAGTTCCTGATCGAGCTCGTCCATCCGGACGATGTCACATTGGTTCGCAGCAGGTGGAAGAGTCTGCGTGCTGGACGCAGCATTCCGCCGGCTCGATACCGGATACGGGTGCGTAGCGGCGAGTACCGGATCTTCATCAACTACGGCGAGGTCCACAAGCGGCGCGGCGTGATCATTGTCTTTAATGTGGACGTCACCGACAACTGCATGCTCATCGAGGCCTTCCGCCATCTGCAGAAGGTCGAGGAAGAGGAGAACGCTGGACGCACGAGAAGCCTGCAAGACGTTATCTCGCTTCTGGCTTCGGCCATGGACAAGAAGGGTTCTCTCCAGGTGGAGATGGAAGACCATGAGCTGTTATTCCGCAACTTTGTGGAAAACATCCGCGACATCTTCCACGTGATGGAGCCGGGCAAAGGGTTCACATACGTGAGCCCTGTCTTCGAGGACATCGTTGGCGCGCCCGAGTCCACCATTCTTGAAGACCTGGAGAACTACTATCGTCTTGTCCATCAGGAAGATCGGGAGCGTGTGCGAGCGCTGCATCAACGGCGCCTCCGGGGGGAGGAGGCCCGCGGCGTGTACAGGATCGTGCGTCCGGACGGCTCAATCCGGCGGCTGCGGTCACGCGGCTTTATTCTGCCCAACGGTGACGGCGGAGACGGCCAGCTCCGCGTCATCGGCATCACCGAGGACGTTACCGACCTGCATTGCGCCGAGTCGGCCAGGGAAAGGGCCGAGGGCCTGCTGGAAAAGGTGCTGACCGCCGTGGGCGACGCCGTGTGCATAGTGGACAAGGAGCGCTGCATTGTGCGCGCGAACGAAGGCATGGAGGAGCTCTTCACCAGCCAGCGGCCCCTGGTGGGAAAACGGCACGAGGAGCTGCTGGAGCAGGCCGGTGTGGTGGCCGGTGTTCCCCGGCCCCTGGAGGAATGGGGCGGCGAGGTCGCCGTGCTGGAGCATCGCGTCTCCGGCCGGGATACGCGGACCCTGGAGGTCCACCACCTGGCGCTTCATGACGATGCAGGGGCGCCGGACGGCGGCGTGATCGTCATGCGCGACGTCACCGCCACGCGCAGGATCATTAAAGAACTGGAGCAGGCCAAGACGTGCGCCGAACGCGCCAACGAGGAGAAGAGCCGGTACCTTGCGCATCTCAGCCACGAGATTCGCACGCCGCTCAGCAGCATCCTGGGCGTGTGCCAGCTCCTGGCCATGGAGAAGTGCTCCAGCGATCAGCTTGAGTACGTGGAGGGCGCCCTCGCCTCCGGTGCGATTCTCAAGGATCTTGTAAGCGGCGTGCTGGACCTCTCACGCGTGGAAGCCGGGCGGATGGAGCTCAGCGAGGAGCCTTTCTCGGCCAGGGATGTCGTCGAGCGCGTTCTTATGCAGTACCGGTTTGTGGCCGACAGGAAAGGCGTGCAGCTGGAATCCGACTTCGGCGAAGCCCTGCCCGAGACCCTTTGCGGGGACGGCGCGCGCATCCGCCAGGTGCTCTCCAACCTCGTGGGCAACGCCATGAAATTCACGGATCGCGGGGGCATAACCGTCTCGGCCGACACCCTGAACGGCGACGCGCCTGCAGCCTCGGCCCTGGACCTCGATGGCGTGGATGACTCCGCCAAGGTGCTGTGCCTCGTGGTCAGGGACACGGGCCAGGGCATACCGCAGGACAAGCTCGAGTGTATTTTCCGGGAGTTCGAGCAGGCCGGCTGCAAGCAGTCGTGCGAGCAGGGCTACGGCCTCGGCCTGGCGATCATCAAGCGTCTGCTTCTCGCCATGGGCGGCGACATTACCGTGCAGAGCGAGCCCGGCAAGGGCTCCAGCTTCACCTGCCTCATTCCGGTCCGCCGCGAGGAGTGA